A window of Microbacterium luteolum contains these coding sequences:
- a CDS encoding sugar ABC transporter substrate-binding protein, whose product MHKRILPVVALGAAATLGLAACAGGATESGGTDGEGQELTVWIMKGTNPDATAFYDKVSEAFEEETGAKVTIEEIQWADAHDRFVTSIAGGTTPDIAETGTTWTAEFADAGALEPLDEYVDSEKGLRDDLVEGLAVAGTYDDELYGMPWYAGVRSIVYRTDVFEELGLEAPKTWDDIVTAGEAIKAAKPEMLPFPVAGDAEFQVYPWVWGAGGEIATQDGGEWTSELDSKESQAGIEFYTGLATQHGFSSAGATTWKETDLRDAFTQGNVAMMLSGSWTPKALIEANPDLEGKIGAAVIPGEDGGIAPSVLGGSHLSVFNTTKNADLAWEFVKLMTTGEFAEQWSKETGYFPGVQSAMEEALASTDPLVAPFAEQMVDGGASVPVTPNFGAVQAKKTTNAMIQAILSGQKDVATATKDAAAEMTELLNQ is encoded by the coding sequence ATGCACAAGCGCATTCTTCCGGTCGTGGCGCTGGGCGCCGCGGCCACGCTCGGCCTGGCAGCCTGCGCCGGCGGTGCCACCGAGAGCGGCGGCACCGACGGAGAGGGCCAGGAACTCACCGTCTGGATCATGAAGGGCACCAACCCCGACGCGACCGCCTTCTACGACAAGGTCTCCGAGGCCTTCGAAGAGGAGACCGGGGCGAAGGTCACCATCGAGGAGATCCAGTGGGCCGACGCCCACGATCGCTTCGTGACCTCCATCGCCGGCGGCACGACCCCCGACATCGCAGAGACGGGCACCACCTGGACCGCCGAGTTCGCCGACGCGGGCGCGCTCGAGCCGCTCGACGAGTACGTCGACTCCGAGAAGGGCCTGCGCGACGACCTCGTCGAGGGCCTCGCGGTCGCCGGCACCTATGACGACGAGCTCTACGGCATGCCGTGGTACGCCGGCGTCCGCTCGATCGTCTACCGCACCGACGTGTTCGAGGAGCTCGGGCTCGAGGCTCCGAAGACGTGGGACGACATCGTCACGGCGGGCGAGGCCATCAAGGCCGCGAAGCCCGAGATGCTCCCGTTCCCCGTCGCCGGCGACGCCGAGTTCCAGGTCTACCCCTGGGTCTGGGGCGCGGGCGGAGAGATCGCCACGCAGGACGGCGGCGAATGGACCAGCGAGCTCGACAGCAAGGAGTCGCAGGCCGGCATCGAGTTCTACACGGGCCTCGCGACGCAGCACGGCTTCTCGTCCGCCGGTGCCACCACCTGGAAGGAGACCGACCTGCGCGACGCGTTCACGCAGGGCAACGTCGCCATGATGCTCTCCGGCTCGTGGACGCCGAAGGCGCTCATCGAGGCGAACCCCGACCTCGAGGGCAAGATCGGCGCGGCGGTCATCCCCGGCGAGGACGGCGGCATCGCTCCGTCCGTGCTCGGCGGATCGCACCTGTCGGTCTTCAACACCACGAAGAACGCCGACCTCGCGTGGGAGTTCGTCAAGCTCATGACCACCGGTGAGTTCGCCGAGCAGTGGTCGAAGGAGACGGGCTACTTCCCGGGCGTCCAGTCCGCGATGGAGGAGGCCCTGGCCTCGACCGACCCGCTCGTCGCACCGTTCGCCGAGCAGATGGTCGACGGCGGAGCATCCGTCCCGGTCACGCCGAACTTCGGAGCCGTCCAGGCGAAGAAGACGACCAACGCCATGATCCAGGCCATCCTCAGCGGGCAGAAGGACGTCGCGACCGCGACGAAGGACGCCGCCGCCGAGATGACCGAACTGCTCAACCAGTAA
- a CDS encoding LCP family protein — translation MPRRTRDSDRSRVARHADTRTRGTASRFLKVTGIVVAIVLTSALAVAAFVVVDLVNRMGDGAVTLEDAPQVEPPTIDAYPGEFSMLIVGTDECGEVSTGLLGERCSEADGGVLNDVNLLVHVSAEPRNVTVVSFPRDLMMSTPECTLTDGSIASATDYSAINEIYQRAGLSCVAKSVTDLTGIDIPFAAKIGFDGVMEVTDAIGGVEVCIGGEGIRDEQTGIDWPAGMRSVSGIEALQFIRTRHGVGDGSDLARISNQQQYMSRLIQKIMSDEVLTDPAKVLGLANTVVDNIEPSDELSNPIRLAQLAISIKDVPFSDFAFLQYPVFVDPDDEDRRVPDYDAAETIWAALRAGQAVQITGDVTTNEGVELVDPAPGTEEEAPQTETPSTDAPATDAPAPRAELDPSISGQTADQETCANGRQN, via the coding sequence ATGCCCAGACGCACTCGAGACAGCGACCGATCCCGGGTCGCCCGCCACGCAGACACGCGCACCCGCGGCACCGCCTCCCGGTTCCTGAAGGTCACCGGCATCGTGGTGGCCATCGTCCTCACGTCGGCCCTGGCCGTCGCCGCATTCGTCGTCGTGGACCTGGTCAACCGCATGGGCGACGGCGCTGTGACCCTGGAGGATGCTCCGCAGGTCGAGCCGCCCACGATCGACGCCTACCCCGGCGAATTCAGCATGCTCATCGTCGGCACCGACGAATGCGGAGAGGTCTCGACGGGCCTTCTCGGCGAGCGCTGCTCGGAAGCGGACGGGGGTGTGCTGAACGACGTCAACCTGCTCGTGCACGTCTCCGCCGAGCCGCGGAACGTCACCGTCGTGTCCTTCCCCCGCGACCTCATGATGTCGACGCCGGAGTGCACCCTGACGGACGGATCGATCGCCTCGGCCACCGACTACTCCGCAATCAACGAGATCTACCAGCGCGCAGGCCTCTCCTGCGTCGCGAAGAGCGTCACCGACCTGACGGGCATCGACATCCCGTTCGCCGCCAAGATCGGTTTCGACGGCGTGATGGAGGTCACCGATGCGATCGGCGGCGTCGAGGTCTGCATCGGCGGCGAAGGCATCCGCGATGAGCAGACCGGCATCGACTGGCCCGCCGGCATGCGCTCGGTGTCGGGCATCGAGGCCCTGCAGTTCATCCGCACCCGACACGGTGTCGGCGACGGCAGCGACCTCGCACGGATCTCCAACCAGCAGCAGTACATGTCGCGACTGATCCAGAAGATCATGAGCGACGAGGTCCTCACCGATCCCGCCAAGGTGCTCGGCCTCGCGAACACCGTCGTCGACAACATCGAACCCAGCGACGAGCTCTCGAATCCCATCCGCCTGGCCCAGTTGGCCATCTCGATCAAGGACGTGCCCTTCTCGGACTTCGCATTCCTGCAGTATCCGGTCTTCGTCGACCCGGATGACGAGGACCGACGGGTGCCCGACTACGACGCAGCCGAGACGATCTGGGCCGCACTTCGCGCCGGGCAGGCCGTGCAGATCACCGGCGACGTGACGACGAACGAGGGAGTCGAACTCGTGGACCCCGCACCGGGGACAGAAGAGGAGGCGCCGCAGACCGAGACGCCGTCGACCGACGCGCCGGCCACCGATGCTCCTGCTCCTCGAGCCGAGCTCGACCCGAGCATCTCCGGTCAGACCGCGGATCAGGAGACCTGCGCGAACGGCAGACAGAACTGA
- a CDS encoding spermidine synthase, which translates to MGRTRSRDTEHPQARLDHGGIARIVPSEFTTGFELVVDETPQSHVDLDDPTHLHFEYIVRMGAVIDQLPPGPLTAVHLGAGALTIPRYIDATRPGSRQQVIELEAPLAQLVREHLPLPKGASIRIRIGDAREGVRRLPAALQENCDLVVSDVYSGAQTPAHLTSIEFYRELAALLAPSGVLLVNVADGPGLAFARRQAATIAEVLPEIGVLADTQVLKGRRFGNLVIAASAAPLPTEWLPRMLAAGPHPAKIAQGAEVDAFVQGARIVTDADAVASPRPDASLFLR; encoded by the coding sequence ATGGGCAGGACGCGATCGAGGGACACCGAGCACCCTCAGGCCCGCCTCGACCACGGCGGAATCGCGCGCATCGTTCCGAGCGAGTTCACCACCGGATTCGAGCTTGTCGTCGACGAGACTCCGCAGTCGCACGTCGACCTGGACGACCCGACCCACCTGCACTTCGAGTACATCGTGCGCATGGGCGCGGTGATCGACCAGCTGCCTCCCGGCCCGCTCACCGCGGTGCACCTCGGCGCGGGAGCGCTGACCATCCCCCGCTACATCGACGCCACGCGCCCCGGTTCTCGGCAGCAGGTCATCGAGCTCGAAGCACCGCTCGCGCAGCTGGTCCGCGAGCACCTGCCGCTGCCCAAGGGCGCGAGCATCCGCATCCGCATCGGCGACGCGCGCGAGGGTGTCCGCCGCCTCCCGGCCGCCCTGCAGGAGAACTGCGACCTCGTCGTCTCCGATGTCTATTCGGGCGCCCAGACGCCAGCGCACCTCACCAGCATCGAGTTCTACCGCGAGCTCGCCGCTCTGCTCGCCCCGTCGGGCGTGCTGCTGGTGAACGTCGCCGACGGACCGGGCCTCGCCTTCGCCCGACGTCAGGCCGCCACGATCGCCGAGGTGCTCCCGGAGATCGGCGTCCTCGCCGACACGCAGGTGCTGAAGGGACGCCGCTTCGGGAACCTCGTGATCGCCGCGTCCGCCGCGCCGCTCCCGACCGAGTGGCTGCCGCGGATGCTGGCCGCCGGTCCCCACCCCGCCAAGATCGCGCAGGGCGCCGAGGTCGATGCCTTCGTGCAGGGCGCGCGCATCGTCACGGACGCCGACGCCGTGGCATCCCCTCGCCCCGACGCGTCGCTCTTCCTGCGCTGA
- a CDS encoding SprT-like domain-containing protein: MAELDRVRIWGEALIRMHLDDTWSFGFDNAKRRAGLCDYTKKRITVSRYLAARFEDDEIHQVLLHEVAHALAGHTAAHGPAWKGVARDLGYVGGTTHRGETAVELAPWVGRCPAGHVTYRHRRPTRATSCARCSRTFDPRHVFAWTRREITTDARLSAQMPR, translated from the coding sequence ATGGCGGAACTCGACCGTGTGCGCATCTGGGGTGAAGCACTGATCAGGATGCATCTGGATGACACCTGGTCCTTCGGCTTCGACAACGCCAAGCGCCGTGCCGGACTGTGCGATTACACGAAGAAGCGCATCACCGTGTCGCGGTATCTCGCTGCTCGCTTCGAAGACGACGAGATCCATCAGGTGCTCCTGCACGAGGTCGCACATGCGCTCGCCGGGCACACGGCGGCGCACGGTCCGGCGTGGAAGGGCGTCGCACGCGACCTCGGCTACGTCGGCGGCACCACGCACCGCGGCGAGACGGCCGTCGAGCTCGCCCCCTGGGTCGGCCGCTGCCCCGCCGGGCACGTCACCTACCGCCATCGCCGCCCCACGAGAGCGACCTCGTGCGCGCGATGCTCCCGCACCTTCGACCCGCGCCACGTGTTCGCCTGGACGCGCCGCGAGATCACCACGGACGCGCGCCTGTCCGCGCAGATGCCGCGCTGA
- a CDS encoding DUF3054 domain-containing protein: MRFLPAVIVDALFVLIFAAIGRASHQEDPAGFLLTAWPFLVALVIGHLVAALLPGRPRRPWSLMWGVVVWVVTVAGGMLVRVVAGDTAEVPFIIVAAIVLGVFLVGWRAAAALVRRLRGSQSADEADAAAVEDSVGPID; the protein is encoded by the coding sequence ATGAGGTTCCTCCCCGCAGTCATCGTCGACGCCCTCTTCGTGCTGATCTTCGCCGCCATCGGTCGCGCGTCGCATCAGGAGGACCCGGCCGGATTCCTGCTGACCGCGTGGCCGTTCCTGGTCGCGCTGGTGATCGGGCACCTCGTGGCCGCCCTGCTGCCGGGCAGGCCCCGTCGGCCGTGGTCCCTGATGTGGGGTGTGGTCGTGTGGGTGGTGACGGTCGCGGGCGGGATGCTGGTGCGCGTCGTCGCCGGTGACACCGCCGAGGTGCCGTTCATCATCGTCGCGGCGATCGTGCTCGGCGTCTTCCTCGTCGGGTGGCGTGCGGCCGCGGCCCTCGTACGACGTCTGCGCGGCTCTCAGTCCGCAGACGAAGCGGATGCTGCAGCCGTCGAGGATTCCGTCGGGCCGATCGACTGA
- a CDS encoding 2-phosphosulfolactate phosphatase gives MPSPFDQSTYQVRFDWGTAGLARLAPADIVVVVDVLRFSSTVTDAIAAGSEIDLADAVEWSTNGAAVATAAGIEATVLVGGIRNASAVARAVQTVQERRQARTSVAVIAAGEWDEAGRPRFAVEDHLGAGAIIAALTDLGIDHTAPDAAVAAEGFRALRRALRHLLSASGSARELEVGVPSTARMAASGVVPTTPADAAVLDAVDAVPVLREGRFTRFE, from the coding sequence ATGCCGTCGCCGTTCGATCAGTCCACGTATCAGGTCCGTTTCGACTGGGGGACCGCGGGCCTCGCCCGTCTGGCCCCGGCCGACATCGTCGTGGTCGTCGACGTGCTGCGGTTCTCCTCGACGGTGACGGATGCCATCGCCGCCGGCAGCGAGATCGACCTGGCGGACGCGGTGGAGTGGTCGACCAACGGCGCGGCCGTCGCGACGGCAGCCGGTATCGAGGCCACCGTGCTCGTCGGCGGCATCCGCAACGCGTCGGCCGTGGCGCGGGCGGTCCAGACGGTGCAGGAGCGCCGGCAGGCGCGGACGTCGGTCGCCGTCATCGCGGCGGGGGAGTGGGACGAGGCAGGGCGACCGCGGTTCGCGGTCGAGGACCACCTCGGTGCGGGAGCGATCATCGCCGCGCTCACGGATCTCGGCATCGACCACACCGCACCGGACGCGGCAGTCGCCGCCGAGGGATTCCGCGCACTGCGCCGCGCACTCCGGCATCTGCTCAGCGCGAGCGGCTCCGCCCGCGAGCTCGAGGTCGGCGTCCCGTCGACGGCGCGGATGGCGGCATCCGGCGTGGTGCCGACGACACCGGCCGATGCGGCCGTGCTCGACGCGGTCGACGCCGTGCCGGTGCTGCGCGAAGGACGGTTCACGCGTTTCGAGTGA
- a CDS encoding ABC transporter permease, with product MTAVATVVPETAATGPRLGWLRDRGMGASILVAALSAAFGVILVEVTAYIGAVLQADPFIGDSGTLAFIVGLLSVLLTAVAMYVAAIVTANTFATIIAGRTRQIALMRLIGATARSQRAQVGRQGFIVGVLGAGIGLLAGLVLAAVGVQIGAQFLDNDPSGFSLAQPFIALPVIGVALTTWAAAWAGSRRVLSVTPLQALGGSVERTHDEVSGKAGRHIGSWILVIAGAVLLAAGVVIGLVSPLGVVVAFLGGILSFTGLVLGAVMFMPPVLRLVGRLFGSGATARLAAENALRYPERSSRMAIGVVMGVTLVTMFAVALESAKRLMMSQVTGEIPEEFFAPFDAFASIMMVLVAVSAVIAAVGLVNLLTIGVVQRRRELGLLRSIGLSNAQVRTMVLLEATHITVTATLTGLVLGVVYGWIAAQSLLGSVPTLPEFTPAGLVAPQIPWIPVVIIVVATAVLTLVAAATPTRLATRVAPVEALAAD from the coding sequence ATGACCGCCGTCGCGACCGTCGTCCCCGAGACGGCAGCGACCGGTCCTCGCCTGGGCTGGCTCCGCGACCGGGGGATGGGAGCGAGCATCCTCGTGGCCGCCCTGTCGGCGGCGTTCGGCGTGATCCTCGTCGAGGTCACGGCGTACATCGGCGCGGTGCTGCAGGCCGATCCGTTCATCGGCGACAGCGGCACGCTCGCGTTCATCGTGGGGTTGCTGTCGGTGCTGCTGACCGCGGTCGCGATGTACGTCGCCGCGATCGTCACCGCGAACACGTTCGCGACCATCATCGCCGGCCGCACCCGGCAGATCGCGCTGATGCGCCTGATCGGTGCGACCGCGCGCTCGCAGCGGGCGCAGGTCGGCAGACAGGGCTTCATCGTCGGCGTGCTCGGCGCCGGCATCGGCCTGCTCGCGGGACTCGTGCTGGCGGCTGTGGGAGTGCAGATCGGCGCGCAGTTCCTCGACAACGACCCCTCCGGTTTCTCGCTCGCGCAGCCGTTCATCGCGCTGCCGGTGATCGGCGTCGCGCTCACCACGTGGGCGGCCGCATGGGCGGGCTCGCGCCGGGTGCTCTCCGTGACGCCGCTGCAGGCGCTCGGCGGCTCGGTGGAGCGCACGCACGACGAGGTCTCGGGAAAGGCGGGTCGGCACATCGGGTCCTGGATCCTGGTGATCGCCGGTGCCGTGCTGCTCGCCGCCGGTGTGGTGATCGGATTGGTGAGTCCTCTCGGCGTCGTCGTGGCCTTCCTCGGCGGCATCCTCTCCTTCACCGGGCTCGTCCTCGGGGCCGTGATGTTCATGCCGCCGGTGCTGCGTCTGGTCGGCCGCCTGTTCGGGTCGGGCGCGACCGCCCGTCTCGCCGCGGAGAACGCGCTGCGGTATCCGGAGCGCTCCTCGCGCATGGCGATCGGCGTGGTCATGGGCGTGACGCTGGTGACGATGTTCGCCGTCGCGCTGGAGTCCGCGAAGCGTCTCATGATGAGCCAGGTGACGGGCGAGATCCCGGAGGAGTTCTTCGCCCCGTTCGACGCGTTCGCCTCGATCATGATGGTGCTCGTGGCCGTCTCGGCGGTGATCGCGGCCGTCGGACTCGTCAATCTCCTCACGATCGGCGTGGTGCAGCGTCGCCGGGAGCTCGGACTCCTGCGGTCGATCGGCCTGTCCAACGCCCAGGTGCGGACGATGGTGCTGCTCGAGGCGACGCACATCACGGTCACCGCGACTCTGACCGGGCTCGTCCTGGGCGTCGTCTACGGGTGGATCGCGGCGCAGTCGCTGCTCGGCTCGGTGCCGACCCTGCCGGAGTTCACGCCGGCCGGACTCGTCGCACCGCAGATCCCCTGGATCCCGGTGGTGATCATCGTCGTGGCCACCGCTGTGCTCACTCTCGTGGCGGCGGCGACGCCCACGCGACTGGCGACCCGAGTGGCCCCGGTCGAGGCGCTCGCCGCCGACTGA
- a CDS encoding ABC transporter ATP-binding protein codes for MEITTTDLGLAARVQHLKKTYGSGEGTVRALDDVSVGIRRGQFTAIMGPSGSGKSTLMHIMAGLDSPSEGRAWIGDTDITGLGDLELTILRRRRVGFIFQAFNLVPTLDALGNIMLPFELDGRRPSAIERARIDGLIDSLGLGSRLNHRPHQLSGGQQQRVAIARALATAPDLVFADEPTGNLDSKTGREVLQLLASASREHGQSIAMVTHDAIAASHADRVLYLGDGRIVADHPRQTAEEISAYMLAAEVAA; via the coding sequence ATGGAGATCACGACCACCGACCTCGGGCTCGCCGCCCGCGTCCAGCACCTGAAGAAGACCTACGGCTCCGGTGAGGGGACGGTCCGCGCGCTCGACGATGTGAGCGTCGGCATCCGCCGGGGCCAGTTCACCGCCATCATGGGCCCGTCCGGCTCGGGCAAGTCCACGCTCATGCACATCATGGCGGGGCTCGACAGCCCCAGCGAAGGACGAGCCTGGATCGGGGACACCGACATCACGGGCCTCGGAGACCTCGAGCTCACGATCCTGCGGCGCCGCCGCGTGGGGTTCATCTTCCAGGCCTTCAACCTCGTGCCGACGCTCGACGCGCTGGGCAACATCATGCTGCCGTTCGAGCTCGACGGGCGCCGTCCGAGTGCGATCGAGCGAGCTCGTATCGACGGGCTCATCGACTCACTCGGACTCGGCTCCCGCCTGAACCACCGACCGCATCAGCTCTCCGGCGGACAGCAGCAGCGCGTCGCGATCGCGCGGGCGCTCGCGACAGCCCCCGACCTCGTGTTCGCCGATGAGCCGACCGGCAATCTCGACTCGAAGACCGGGCGCGAGGTGCTGCAGCTGCTCGCCTCGGCCAGTCGCGAGCACGGCCAGTCGATCGCCATGGTCACGCACGACGCGATCGCCGCGAGTCACGCCGACCGCGTGCTCTACCTGGGCGACGGCCGGATCGTCGCCGACCACCCGCGGCAGACCGCCGAGGAGATCTCCGCGTACATGCTCGCCGCTGAGGTGGCGGCATGA
- a CDS encoding response regulator translates to MIRVVLVDDQALFRAGIRMLVASQPDLEVVGEAGNGQEALEVVRSSRPDVVLMDIRMPVMDGLTATAEILARPEPPRIVMLTTFDLDEAAARAIRQGASGFLLKDADPEFLLAAIRTVHAGSSVIAASATRDLFEHFAEAPKPVPPQFADLTDREREIFALAARGLSNAEIAGREYLSEATVKTHISRILTKLALRDRVQLVVFAFEHGLA, encoded by the coding sequence ATGATCAGAGTCGTCCTCGTCGACGATCAGGCGCTGTTCCGCGCTGGCATCCGCATGCTCGTCGCGTCGCAACCCGACCTCGAGGTGGTCGGCGAGGCGGGCAACGGCCAGGAGGCGCTCGAGGTCGTGCGCTCCAGCCGGCCCGACGTCGTGCTCATGGACATCCGGATGCCGGTCATGGACGGGCTCACCGCGACGGCGGAGATCCTCGCGCGTCCCGAACCGCCGCGCATCGTCATGCTCACGACGTTCGACCTCGACGAGGCGGCGGCCCGGGCGATCCGGCAGGGAGCGAGCGGCTTCCTGCTCAAGGACGCCGACCCGGAGTTCCTGCTCGCCGCGATCCGCACGGTGCACGCCGGGTCCAGCGTCATCGCGGCATCCGCCACGCGCGATCTGTTCGAGCACTTCGCCGAAGCGCCCAAACCGGTGCCCCCGCAGTTCGCCGACCTCACCGACCGCGAGAGGGAGATCTTCGCGCTCGCTGCGCGGGGCCTGTCGAACGCGGAGATCGCCGGGCGCGAGTACCTCAGCGAGGCCACGGTGAAGACGCACATCAGCCGCATCCTCACCAAGCTCGCGCTGCGCGATCGGGTGCAGCTCGTCGTGTTCGCCTTCGAGCACGGACTCGCCTGA
- a CDS encoding sensor histidine kinase, whose product MIRPLSRTALILDIVGAALLFLVLTPMSVVFYGPGTGNQAINGVAVAAVAVAGFLMFGGVAIGRLAPGLALAAAWAGAAVQMLAGFGPLPIDFAILLVLYATSAWGTRRVLWWGFGSALVGGLIAALYMVFVNGVALGPGTGWEKVTAGTLLLIVSVLALGFAWVCGLLWRVVLRARRTRSAQLQAESLAAEEQERVRIARDMHDIVAHSLAVVIAQADGARYAAATKPEMATEALGTIASTARGALSDVRMLLTQLRHRQGDGPQPTLADLEALFAQVRQAGVEPLVTVDPMPPGEPPGSIQLAVYRILQEALTNAIRHGDGTVHVHLAWLPERVDIEVRNTVSGGASAAPGGHGLIGMRERAQLVGGSLQAERRGAQFVVHGSLPIGQGGEQA is encoded by the coding sequence GTGATCCGCCCGCTCTCCCGCACGGCGCTGATCCTCGACATCGTCGGGGCGGCGCTGCTCTTCCTCGTCCTGACGCCGATGTCGGTCGTGTTCTACGGCCCCGGCACGGGGAACCAGGCCATCAACGGCGTGGCGGTCGCAGCCGTGGCCGTCGCGGGCTTCCTGATGTTCGGCGGCGTCGCGATCGGCCGACTCGCCCCGGGACTCGCGCTCGCCGCCGCCTGGGCGGGTGCGGCCGTGCAGATGCTGGCGGGCTTCGGCCCGCTGCCGATCGACTTCGCGATCCTGCTCGTGCTGTACGCGACGTCCGCCTGGGGGACCAGGCGGGTGCTCTGGTGGGGGTTCGGATCGGCGCTGGTCGGCGGGCTCATCGCCGCGCTGTACATGGTCTTCGTGAACGGCGTCGCCCTCGGCCCCGGCACCGGCTGGGAGAAGGTCACCGCGGGAACGCTGCTCCTGATCGTCTCGGTGCTGGCCCTGGGATTCGCGTGGGTCTGCGGTCTGCTCTGGCGTGTCGTGCTGCGTGCCCGGCGCACCCGCTCCGCACAGCTGCAGGCGGAGTCGCTCGCCGCCGAGGAGCAGGAGCGTGTGCGCATCGCGCGCGACATGCACGACATCGTCGCCCACTCGCTGGCGGTCGTCATCGCGCAGGCGGACGGCGCCCGATATGCGGCCGCGACGAAGCCCGAGATGGCCACCGAGGCGCTCGGCACGATCGCCTCGACGGCCCGCGGCGCGCTGAGCGACGTGCGGATGCTGCTCACGCAGCTCCGTCACCGTCAGGGCGACGGACCGCAGCCGACGCTCGCAGACCTCGAGGCGCTGTTCGCGCAGGTGCGCCAGGCCGGCGTCGAACCCCTCGTCACGGTCGATCCGATGCCTCCGGGCGAGCCGCCGGGATCGATCCAGCTGGCGGTCTACCGCATCCTCCAGGAGGCGCTCACGAACGCGATCCGCCACGGCGACGGCACCGTCCACGTGCACCTGGCCTGGCTTCCCGAGCGCGTCGACATCGAGGTGCGCAACACGGTGTCTGGCGGAGCATCCGCGGCTCCCGGCGGTCACGGGCTCATCGGCATGCGCGAACGGGCGCAGCTCGTCGGCGGTAGTCTGCAAGCCGAACGCCGAGGGGCGCAGTTCGTCGTCCACGGCTCGCTCCCGATCGGCCAGGGAGGAGAGCAGGCATGA
- a CDS encoding class I SAM-dependent methyltransferase — MALYTHGHHESVLRSHNIRNIANSAAYLRPHLEATTRLLDVGAGPGSITVDFASVVAHVTATEIDESALSLSQGLAAERGLTNLDFSVEDVHALSFPDDSFDVVHAHQVLQHVGDPVQALREMRRVTVPGGIVAARDADYAGFLSFPVLPELDRWLALYREAARANGGEPDAGRRLLSWARAAGFEDVTATASTWCYASPAERAWWGGMWADRILESALARQLVDSGMATPADLRDISDAWKRWADDGDGWYLVPHGEILARA; from the coding sequence ATGGCCTTGTACACCCACGGACATCATGAATCCGTCCTGCGCTCTCACAACATCCGGAACATCGCGAACTCTGCGGCCTATCTCCGCCCGCACCTCGAGGCGACGACCCGCCTCCTCGACGTCGGCGCGGGCCCCGGCTCGATCACGGTCGACTTCGCGAGCGTGGTCGCCCATGTCACGGCCACGGAGATCGATGAGTCCGCGCTGTCGCTGTCGCAGGGCCTCGCCGCCGAGCGCGGCCTCACGAATCTCGACTTCTCGGTCGAGGACGTCCACGCGCTGAGCTTCCCGGACGACTCCTTCGACGTCGTGCACGCGCATCAGGTGCTGCAGCATGTCGGCGATCCGGTGCAGGCGCTCCGCGAGATGCGTCGCGTCACCGTCCCCGGTGGCATCGTCGCGGCGCGCGACGCCGACTACGCCGGTTTCCTGTCGTTCCCCGTGCTGCCCGAACTCGACCGCTGGCTCGCGCTGTACCGCGAGGCCGCCCGTGCGAACGGCGGGGAGCCGGATGCCGGTCGCCGCCTGCTGTCCTGGGCGCGCGCCGCCGGGTTCGAGGACGTCACGGCGACGGCATCCACCTGGTGCTACGCGTCACCTGCCGAACGCGCGTGGTGGGGCGGGATGTGGGCCGATCGGATCCTCGAGTCCGCCCTCGCGCGCCAGCTCGTCGACAGCGGGATGGCGACCCCGGCCGACCTCCGCGACATCAGCGATGCCTGGAAGCGCTGGGCCGACGACGGCGACGGGTGGTACCTGGTTCCGCACGGCGAGATCCTCGCCCGCGCGTAG